The nucleotide sequence AGTTTTTTAATCCTATCAGTGATTTTGTCAAACATTACTGGTTCTTTCCTACCATCTCTTTTAATTACATACATAAGCTCGATTGTTTTTAAAAAACAGAAAATCCCTTTTCTATTTTTTGGGTATTTGTTAATTTATTTTTGGGAAACTAATCCCGGGTAATACTAGTGATTTTACACCGCGAAGGCGCAAAGACACAATGTGTTTTATATTTGTTCTACTACTAATCACTTGAAAACGTCAAAGCTTCTCTTCTTTGCGCCCTAGCGTCTTAGCGGTAAATCAATTAAAAATCAGCGTCGAAACTAATTTTCTGAGCATCACTATCATTATTCATCACACCTGATTTTTGATATTCTGCTACTTTCTTTTCAAAGAAATTTGTTTTTCCTTGCAACGAAATCATATCCATAAAATCAAATGGATTTGAAGTGTTGTATTCTCTATCACAACCTAATTCCACCAAAAGTCTGTCAGCAACAAACTCTAAATATTGCGTCATCAAAGTAGCATTCATACCAATCAAACTTACTGGCAATGACTCTGTAATAAACTCTCTTTCGATATTCAAAGCATCTACAATGATGGTTCTGATTCTTTCTTTAGACACTTTGTTTACCAAGTGGTGATTGTGTAAGTGTACTGCAAAATCACAGTGCACTCCTTCGTCACGAGAAATCAATTCATTAGAAAAAGTTAAACCTGGCATCAAACCACGTTTTTTCAACCAATAGATAGAACAAAATGCTCCTGAGAAGAAAATCCCTTCTACTGCTGCAAAAGCAATTAAACGTTCTGCGAATGAATCGGACTCAATCCATTTTAAAGCCCAGTCGGCTTTTTTCTTGATGGCTGGAAAAACTTCTAAAGCGTTGAACAACTCATCTTTTTCAGCCTCATCTTTAACATAAGTATCAATTAATAGCGAATAGGTTTCACTATGAATATTTTCCATCATGATTTGGAAACCATAAAAGAATTTAGCTTCAGCATACTGAACTTCATTTACAAAGTTTTCAGCCAAATTCTCATTCACAATTCCGTCTGAAGCTGCAAAAAAAGCTAAGATGTGCTTAATGAAATATCTTTCATCATCACTCAACTTATTATTCCAGTCATTTAAATCTTGTGATAAATCGATTTCTTCAGCTGTCCAAAAACTAGCCTCCATTTTTTTATACCATTCCCATATATCATGGTGCTTGATAGGAAAAATTACGAAACGATTTTTGTTCTCTTGTAAAATTGGTTCAATTTGCGACATTGCTATTGTTTATATTATTGAATTTTTTAAGATAAATTTAAGTATTCTGTGGATTACAAAGATTGCAAAATATTGCGGGTATTAAAAGCCAAACTTATTCACAATATGCCTTAGTTTTTAACAACAAGAAAGATTAGAAGCACTTTTCACACAAACCGTAAAAGCTTTTTAATCAATGATTTAAAAAGACAAAAAACCGAAGAACCCCCGAAAACTATAGGGTTTTAAAAAAAGAAAACAAAGGCTTTTTTATCTTTTTTTAGAATTATTTTTTAGCTCATTTGCAACCGTTTCGAGTTCAGCATACCAATCTTCACCAAACCTACGAACCAAGGCTTCTTTGACAAATTTATAGACTGGAACTTCTAATTCTTTACCAAGCGAACAGGCATCATCACAAATATCCCATTTGTCATAATTCACAGCAGCAAATTCAGTAAAATCCTTTACTCTTACTGGATACAAATGACAAGAAACAGGTTTTTTCCAATCCACAATTCCTTGATTATAGGCTTGCTCAATACCGCACAAAGCGGTTTTACCATCAAAAATCACATACGCACAATCCTTGTTATCAATTAACGGAGTTTCAAGATCTCCATCGGTACCTTTTGTCCAAGTTCCCTGCGCTTCAATAGCAGCAATTCCTTCTTTACGAAGAAAGGGCTTTACCTTTGGATAAATCGCCTCCAAAATCTTAGTTTCTTCCTCATTCAAAGGTGCTCCAGCATCGCCATCAACACAACAAGCTCCTTTACAAGCAGATAAATTACATACAAAATCTTTCTCTAAAATATCTTCCGAAACGATGGTTTTTCCTAATTGAAACATGAATTACAAATACTGTGATTATAAAGTGCAAAGGTAGTCAAACAAAAGCAAATCGAAGGAGCAAAATTGCGGTATTAACATTGCGTAAAGACAAAATCACCATTTTAACAAGTCAATAACAACAGGAGTTTTTATTAAAATGGAATAACCTAACTTTGCAAAAAAAACAATATGCAATTTGACTTAAAAGAAATACTTACAGTTGGAATGGTGCTATTTGCTGTAATTGACATCGTTGGCTCGATACCCATCATTGTTGACTTACGCAAAAAACACGGCCATATCGAATCCGAAAAAGCTGCTATTGTTGCTGGAATCATCATGCTCGTATTTTTATTTATAGGAGAAGGATTTCTACAAATTGTAGGTATCGACGTCCATTCTTTTGCAGTTGCAGGTTCGTTTGTTCTTTTCTTCCTAGCCTTAGAAATGATTTTAGGTATCCGAATATACCGAGACGAAGAAGCGAGCTCCGCTTCTATTGTTCCTATCGCCTTTCCCTTAATTGCAGGAGCAGGAACCATGACAACCTTACTTTCATTACGCTCTCAATTTCATACTATAAACATTGTTATTTCAATAGTATTAAACATTATTGTGGTTTACTTTGTACTAAAATCTTCCGCTAAAATTGAAAAATTACTAGGTCAAAACGGACTAGGAATAATACGAAAAACTTTTGGCGTTGTACTACTAGCTATCGCTGTTAAATTATTTGCCGCTAATGTTAAAGGTTTATTCGTTTAAATATATTTTTTATAATTTTACCCCCATAATATCACAGGTAAAGGCAATTACAAGCTAATTCAAATCAAAAATACACCCTAACAACTAGCCTTTACAACAATCAAAAACAAACATTTTATGAAAATTCTTATCAACATATTGGTGTTTTTAGCTGTCGCACTAATTATTTTCAACATTTCAATGTTAGATTTTAAAGACCCATTTCATGGTGATAGTGCCGTAGCCTTCATCGGGATTGCCGCTTCTTTATGCGCTATTCTAATCCTATTGATCTTTAGAATGTCCAAAAAGATTGAAGAAAAAATGAATGACAGACAATAATGAAATTTGACACTCTTATTATTGGCGGAGGTGTATCTGGAATATCCTGCGCATTGGTTTTAGGTTCAGCAAAAAACAAAGCCTTTGTTAACGACAAAGAAATTGGAATTATTACACACCAGAAATCGTCAGCACTTCAAGATGCTCTTTTCAACAACGCCTACGGAATTGCTCCTGGAACACTTGGTGCTAATTTGCTAGAAACTTCGACAAAACACCTAGCCGATACCTACCCGCATATCACACAAATTCCTGATGAAAAAGTCATCAAAATAGAAGGTGAATCTCCTGATTTTACTGTTTTTACAAACAAAAATAGCTACAAAACAAAAAGTATTATTGTAGGGATTGGCTCTGCAAATACGTTCAACATCGAAGGACTGATGCAGTATGTAGAAACACATCAAAAAGCACTACCAGCAAAACAACGCATTCAACTGAAAAACATTGACCATAAAGTTGCCGATGGCATTTATGTCATAGGAACTTTGGCAGGATGGAGAAGTCAACTTGCAATTGCAGCTGGAAGTGGAGCAGCAGTTGCCACAGACCTACTGACATTGTGGAACGATGGCATACAAACTCATTCACACGATAGTACGAGGTAAAATATTTAGGAATCGGGATTTAAGAATTAGGATTTTACTTAGATACACGAAAAAACCGTTGTTATTCCAACTTTTAATTCAGCATTCACAAATCCTTAATTTTAAATCAATTTTTACTCAAAACCGTTTTCACCATCTTATCTTCTTTCAAAAGAATTTGATAGTAATACTTCTCACCATAAAGTTGTCGCGCAAATTCGGCATTGAGATATCGCTTAACAATCTCTTTATTTTGGGTTAAATTGAGCACTAATCTATTTTTAGAAATAAAATGCTGAAACTCGTCAAAATTCAAATCCGTTTTGGTCATTTTAGCAAGAAAGGAATCAAAAGTTACGTTTTTAAACAGCGTTCTATCTTGATCTAATTGTTCAAAAACAAAATTCCCTACTATTCCAGATTGCATCAAATAGCTCACATTAGCATCTTCAACTTCCAACGGCACAAAGACATCAGGAACAATACCTCCTCCGCCATAAACAATACGACCTTTTGGGGTTTTAAACTTTAAACTATCAGCAATTTTTATACTGTCTTTCTCATACAATTCCCCTGTTAAAAATCGTGATTCAGATTCTTTAAAATAGGACTCCAACCCTTTCTTATAAGACTTTTGAATCGAACGACCTGTTGGTGTGTAATAACGTGCAACTGTCAACCGAACAGCCGAACCGTCTTCAAAATCCATTTCGCGTTGCACCAGTCCTTTTCCAAAAGAACGACGTCCTACAATAGTTCCACGATCATTATCTTGAATAGCTCCTGCCAAGATTTCACTTGCAGACGCACTATTTTCGTCTATCAAAACAAAAAGTCTTCCATGCTCAAAATTTCCATTTCTCGTAGCATAGGTGTTTTGAATACTACCTTTTTTATTTTTTGTAAAGACAATTAATTGATTCTCCTTTAAAAAATCATCAGTTATCGCTACGGCTTTTTCCAAATAACCTCCACCATTACCTCTAACATCTACAATAAGACTGGACATTCCTGCTTTTTTCAAGCTCATCAAACCCAATTTAAATTCGTCATAGGTAGTTTCAGCGAAGCGATTGATTTTGATATAACCCGTTTTGGAATTCAGCATTAAAGAAATATCAACACTTTTTAGCGGAATAACATCTCTTTTAAGTCTAATATTTATTTTTTTTCGTTCCGATTTTCTATACACCAAGAGTTCAATTGTCGAACCACGAACACCTTTTAACTTAGAATACAAACTGTCAGAAGGCAATTTACGACCAAAAAGTTTGGTTTTATCCGCATATAAAATTCGGTCACCCGCTTTTATTCCTGCTCTGGCCGAAGGGCCATTTTCTACAGGTTTAATTACAGCAAGCGTATCTTTAAACATATAAAAATTTACGCCAATCCCTACGAAATCTCCACGCATATTCTCTACGACACGTACTTGTTCAGAACGAGGAACATAAACCGAATGTGGGTCTAATTGCTCCATGATTCTATCGACTGTAGTATTCACAATAGAATCCGTATTAATATCGTCAACATACTCGTTTTCGATAAAGTCAATTAGTTTATTGAGCTTCGTTTTTGAACTATTTTTAGCCAAAAAAGTACCGTCATTTGGAGCATGTATTCTTTCACCCAAAACAATACCAATTGCCAAACTAATGCCAACAAGAACTGGTATGTATTTTGAATTAAATTTCATCTATTCTTCTAAGTCACTAATATGATCCACCACCACACCCGCTTTCTTCAAGAATTGAATCCCCGAATCATCACGGTAACCATTATGATACACTACTCTTTTAATTCCAGATTGATGAATCAGCTTACTGCATTCCTTACAAGGAGACAGGGTTATATACAAAGTAGCACCTTCGCATGACTGAGTCGATCTCGCTACTTTCAAAATAGCATTGGCTTCAGCATGCAAAACATCCCAACGTGTTAATCCTTCTTCATCCTCACAGCAATTTTCAAAACCTGAAGGAGTTCCGTTATATCCATCAGAAATAATCATTCTATCCTTAACAATAATCGCCCCCACTTTTTTGCGTTTGCAGTAAGACAACAACCCCCATTCTGTAGCAATTCTAAGGTATGCTTTATCGTATTTATTCAATTTAATTTTCTCCATTTTTATCTTATCCAAATTTCATTACCAATAATCATAGGCAATACCACACCAATTATAAATGCTGACATCACCAATACCCAATCTCTTTTTGAAAATCTAAAGAAAGTTTGAACAATATAAGACAAAATAAGCACTACAAAAACAACAATAATTTGAGCTGCTTCAATTCCTAAGGCAAATTCAGATAAAGGCAATAATTTAGAAGTTGAACTTCCACTTAAAATAGATTTAAAATAAGTAGAAAACCCTAATCCGTGAATAATCCCAAAAAACAAGGTTACAAAGAAAATTAGATTAATACTTTCCTTTTTATTGGTTTTACCAGCTGTAAATAAATTAAAAAGAGCTGTAATTAATATTGTTATAGGAATCAGCATTTCGACTACACTAATCTTGATAGCTACAATTCCAAAAACTACTAACAACAAAGACATCGTGTGCCCTACAGTAAACAAAGTAACTAAAAGTAAAAGGCGTTGCCAATCCTTAAAACTAAAGGGCACTGCTAACGCAATTAAAAACAAAACATGATCATAGGAAAACACATTAATGATATGTTTTAATCCTAATTGAAAATAAATCCAAAATTCAGACATAGGTACCGTAAATTAAATTGATATGGGACTGTAAACTTACAATTTATTTTGAAAACCACCGATTTGAGCTTATAAATAGTCATCCTAAGAGGCTATTTAGGAAGAAAAACCTATTAGTCTTAAAAATATAATAAATAGAATTTAAAAAATTAAAAATTGGATTATATTTGTATCATAAAAAAACAATAATTATGTCATTTTCAGATTTATTTGATAGCGAATTCAAACAGAGAAATAAAGGTCATTTTTCTGCCATTGTTCGTGTTGCTCTTGCTGACGGTGTGGTTGCACCAGAGGAAAAAAACTTCTTAGACAAACTAGCTACGAAACTTGAAATTTCTGCTTCTGAATATGAAGAGATATTAGAGAATCCAACAAAATACCCAATCAACCCACCTTATTTATATGCGCAAAGATTAGAGCGTTTATATGATTTAGCGAGAATGGTACACGTTGACCACCATTTAGGTGATAAGCAAGAATTAATGTTGAAAAAAATTGGAGTAGGTTTAGGTTTTACCCCAAGTAACATCAATTACATCATCACAAAAGCACTTTCATTAGTTGATAAAAAAGTAGATTTTGACACTTTTGCATACGAGATGCAAAACATGTATAAATAATCACTTTATATTAAATAGCAAAAAAGCTCTTGAAAATCTATTCAAGAGCTTTTTTTTTATGGACGCTTGTTTCAAAACAAACTATTCTTTACCAGCATTACGCATAAATTCTTCCGCTTTTTCAACCATGTTATAACTTCCACAAAAGATTGGCACTCTTTCGTGCAGTTCTGTTGGTTTCAATTCCATAATACGATTGTATCCGTCAGAAGCTTTTCCTCCTGCTTGTTCTACTATAAAAGCAATAGGATTACATTCATACAACAGTCTTAATTTCCCTTTTGGAGCTTTGGAACTAGTTGGATAAATATAAACTCCTCCTTTAATCATGTTTCTGTGGATATCCGAAACCAAACTTCCAATATATCTTGAAGTATACGGACGATCTCCTTCTTCAGATTGACAATATTTTAAATAATCCTTTACCCCTTGTGGAAATTGAATATAATTCCCCTCATTGATAGAATAAATATTTCCATCTTTTGGATACTGCATATTAGGATGCGACAAATAGAAGGTTCCAATAGCTGGATTTAACGTAAAGCCATTAACTCCATGCCCTGTTGTATACACAAGCATCGTTGAAGTACCGTAGATAACATATCCTGCAGCAACTTGACAAGTTCCTGGCTGCAAAAAGTCTTCTAATGCTACGGGAGTCCCAATTGGTGTTACTCTTCGGTAAACCGAAAAAATAGTTCCCACTGAAACATTTACATCAATATTAGATGATCCGTCTAAAGGATCCATTAAAACAACATACTTACTAGAATGTTTTTTGTCGTTTCCTTGAATGGTGATAAAATCATCATTCTCCTCTGAGGCAATACCACATACAATCTCACGATTGGTTAAAGTTTGAATAAAAATCTCATTAGCATAGACAT is from Flavobacterium sp. NG2 and encodes:
- a CDS encoding ribonucleotide-diphosphate reductase subunit beta — protein: MSQIEPILQENKNRFVIFPIKHHDIWEWYKKMEASFWTAEEIDLSQDLNDWNNKLSDDERYFIKHILAFFAASDGIVNENLAENFVNEVQYAEAKFFYGFQIMMENIHSETYSLLIDTYVKDEAEKDELFNALEVFPAIKKKADWALKWIESDSFAERLIAFAAVEGIFFSGAFCSIYWLKKRGLMPGLTFSNELISRDEGVHCDFAVHLHNHHLVNKVSKERIRTIIVDALNIEREFITESLPVSLIGMNATLMTQYLEFVADRLLVELGCDREYNTSNPFDFMDMISLQGKTNFFEKKVAEYQKSGVMNNDSDAQKISFDADF
- a CDS encoding DUF3109 family protein, yielding MFQLGKTIVSEDILEKDFVCNLSACKGACCVDGDAGAPLNEEETKILEAIYPKVKPFLRKEGIAAIEAQGTWTKGTDGDLETPLIDNKDCAYVIFDGKTALCGIEQAYNQGIVDWKKPVSCHLYPVRVKDFTEFAAVNYDKWDICDDACSLGKELEVPVYKFVKEALVRRFGEDWYAELETVANELKNNSKKR
- a CDS encoding MarC family protein, translated to MQFDLKEILTVGMVLFAVIDIVGSIPIIVDLRKKHGHIESEKAAIVAGIIMLVFLFIGEGFLQIVGIDVHSFAVAGSFVLFFLALEMILGIRIYRDEEASSASIVPIAFPLIAGAGTMTTLLSLRSQFHTINIVISIVLNIIVVYFVLKSSAKIEKLLGQNGLGIIRKTFGVVLLAIAVKLFAANVKGLFV
- a CDS encoding FAD-dependent oxidoreductase, translating into MKFDTLIIGGGVSGISCALVLGSAKNKAFVNDKEIGIITHQKSSALQDALFNNAYGIAPGTLGANLLETSTKHLADTYPHITQIPDEKVIKIEGESPDFTVFTNKNSYKTKSIIVGIGSANTFNIEGLMQYVETHQKALPAKQRIQLKNIDHKVADGIYVIGTLAGWRSQLAIAAGSGAAVATDLLTLWNDGIQTHSHDSTR
- a CDS encoding S41 family peptidase produces the protein MKFNSKYIPVLVGISLAIGIVLGERIHAPNDGTFLAKNSSKTKLNKLIDFIENEYVDDINTDSIVNTTVDRIMEQLDPHSVYVPRSEQVRVVENMRGDFVGIGVNFYMFKDTLAVIKPVENGPSARAGIKAGDRILYADKTKLFGRKLPSDSLYSKLKGVRGSTIELLVYRKSERKKINIRLKRDVIPLKSVDISLMLNSKTGYIKINRFAETTYDEFKLGLMSLKKAGMSSLIVDVRGNGGGYLEKAVAITDDFLKENQLIVFTKNKKGSIQNTYATRNGNFEHGRLFVLIDENSASASEILAGAIQDNDRGTIVGRRSFGKGLVQREMDFEDGSAVRLTVARYYTPTGRSIQKSYKKGLESYFKESESRFLTGELYEKDSIKIADSLKFKTPKGRIVYGGGGIVPDVFVPLEVEDANVSYLMQSGIVGNFVFEQLDQDRTLFKNVTFDSFLAKMTKTDLNFDEFQHFISKNRLVLNLTQNKEIVKRYLNAEFARQLYGEKYYYQILLKEDKMVKTVLSKN
- a CDS encoding dCMP deaminase family protein — protein: MEKIKLNKYDKAYLRIATEWGLLSYCKRKKVGAIIVKDRMIISDGYNGTPSGFENCCEDEEGLTRWDVLHAEANAILKVARSTQSCEGATLYITLSPCKECSKLIHQSGIKRVVYHNGYRDDSGIQFLKKAGVVVDHISDLEE
- a CDS encoding HupE/UreJ family protein codes for the protein MSEFWIYFQLGLKHIINVFSYDHVLFLIALAVPFSFKDWQRLLLLVTLFTVGHTMSLLLVVFGIVAIKISVVEMLIPITILITALFNLFTAGKTNKKESINLIFFVTLFFGIIHGLGFSTYFKSILSGSSTSKLLPLSEFALGIEAAQIIVVFVVLILSYIVQTFFRFSKRDWVLVMSAFIIGVVLPMIIGNEIWIR
- a CDS encoding TerB family tellurite resistance protein, whose amino-acid sequence is MSFSDLFDSEFKQRNKGHFSAIVRVALADGVVAPEEKNFLDKLATKLEISASEYEEILENPTKYPINPPYLYAQRLERLYDLARMVHVDHHLGDKQELMLKKIGVGLGFTPSNINYIITKALSLVDKKVDFDTFAYEMQNMYK
- the fbp gene encoding class 1 fructose-bisphosphatase, with product MEERNRTLGEFIIENQNAFQYSSGELSRIINSIRLAAKVVNYKVNKAGLVDIIGAAGEQNIQGEDQQKLDVYANEIFIQTLTNREIVCGIASEENDDFITIQGNDKKHSSKYVVLMDPLDGSSNIDVNVSVGTIFSVYRRVTPIGTPVALEDFLQPGTCQVAAGYVIYGTSTMLVYTTGHGVNGFTLNPAIGTFYLSHPNMQYPKDGNIYSINEGNYIQFPQGVKDYLKYCQSEEGDRPYTSRYIGSLVSDIHRNMIKGGVYIYPTSSKAPKGKLRLLYECNPIAFIVEQAGGKASDGYNRIMELKPTELHERVPIFCGSYNMVEKAEEFMRNAGKE